One part of the Tunicatimonas pelagia genome encodes these proteins:
- a CDS encoding SusC/RagA family TonB-linked outer membrane protein, translating to MGYNSTQLTSSGHPFSLVKGIGGFILALLLSTQVWAQDGSISGKVTSEEDGSALPGVNVIVKGTSQGTVTDIDGNYRISVPADAEILSFSFIGLEAKEVAINGRSTVNVEMTSDTRQLSEVVVTAIGIEREKKALGYAVSEVEGETLQQRSEPDAVRALTGKVPGVNIAGSGGGVGSATNITIRGNSSMLGNNQPLFVVDGVPFDNSVTRTGNNFEQGNPMSNRAFDLDPNMIESITVLKGASAAALYGSRAANGVIVITTKAGKTGSKKGLEVSYNGSFSLEEVAMQPVYQDVFTQGATFGSNNFVYNGGFFGTWGPPYSEVNREIAAGDRTVPHPLQRKYGNPNSDLYVGDQYPEILEDLDEVVPHSDNWKNFWDTGSLMEHSLQVTSGGEKVSLTAGVSRTDNQGIIPFSELDRTSINFGGTTTLENGLFINGNVNYVRTNQRTAQQGAEVIAGSSAGSSLISMLYLLSPTYDLTNYPYYNQRTGGSVYYRNGFDNPYWVSEFAPITSNVDRSFGKAQIGYDLFDWMTVSYQIGFNAYTDRRSSLLPAGGENVPPGQYILDDIYRRELDGVFLISIDKSLSADFNLQAQFGHNANERVFEQTTVLGNGIIDGSITNIVNTGSQVMQRDLLRRQRFQGAFGNISLAYQDYLFLNVAARNDWSSTLPDGENSYFYPSVSLSAVLSEAIQMPDLVSFAKLRGGVATVGNEANAYLTQTPFILNDSDVTTAYRDLQFPFTNPDGTFNVANAKSTLGSPALKPEFTTEYEVGAEFGFLDNRIGLDVTYYNRQSTDQIAEIDVAPSTGYLERVTNIGRVDNFGWEVGLDLTPVRTRGGLTWNLYAAYTRNRNEIKELGDLEQVVVGGFANLAIVHRPGQPFGQILGTDVLRWSEENGLGDPNGQVLVNPTSGKPLENPELQVIGDPNPDYLLGVTSTLSWKGFEFMFLIDYQHGGDMYSYSADQMQSRGVLGSQTDRVPRLGPGILGTTQGPVLDESGNTIPNNVTIPANDWYFFDGWAAGGADWVSVYDRTTIRLREVSFSYRLSQAFLDKTPFGSARVTLSGRNLWYNAPNFPKELDFDPEVSGLGAGDVSGAAQGFDFMGIPTTRRYGVNLSLTF from the coding sequence ATGGGGTACAATTCTACACAACTCACCTCGTCAGGCCATCCGTTCTCCCTCGTGAAGGGAATAGGGGGTTTTATCCTGGCACTCTTATTATCCACCCAAGTATGGGCACAAGACGGTTCCATTTCTGGTAAAGTAACTTCGGAAGAAGATGGTAGTGCTTTACCTGGGGTAAACGTCATAGTGAAAGGCACCAGCCAAGGAACGGTTACCGATATTGATGGTAACTACCGAATTAGTGTTCCGGCAGATGCTGAAATTCTTTCGTTTAGCTTCATTGGTTTGGAAGCCAAAGAAGTCGCTATCAACGGTCGTTCTACTGTTAACGTGGAAATGACATCAGACACCCGGCAACTATCAGAAGTAGTAGTAACTGCTATCGGTATTGAGCGGGAAAAGAAAGCTCTGGGATACGCCGTATCGGAAGTAGAGGGCGAAACTTTACAACAACGCTCTGAGCCGGATGCAGTGCGAGCCTTAACGGGTAAAGTACCCGGAGTAAACATTGCTGGTTCTGGTGGTGGCGTTGGTTCGGCTACCAACATTACCATCCGAGGAAATTCCTCTATGTTAGGTAATAACCAACCACTATTTGTAGTGGATGGAGTTCCGTTTGACAACTCAGTAACCCGAACGGGAAACAACTTTGAGCAGGGTAATCCTATGTCGAACCGGGCTTTTGACTTAGATCCCAACATGATTGAGTCAATTACCGTACTAAAGGGTGCTTCTGCTGCTGCACTTTATGGCTCTCGAGCAGCTAACGGAGTAATTGTAATTACCACTAAAGCCGGAAAAACCGGTAGTAAGAAAGGCTTAGAAGTTTCTTACAACGGTAGCTTCTCACTAGAAGAAGTGGCCATGCAGCCAGTTTACCAAGATGTATTTACTCAGGGGGCTACCTTCGGTAGTAATAACTTCGTGTACAATGGTGGTTTCTTCGGAACATGGGGCCCTCCTTACTCAGAAGTTAATCGTGAAATCGCTGCTGGAGATCGTACAGTGCCTCATCCGTTACAGCGGAAGTACGGTAATCCTAACTCCGATCTTTACGTAGGCGATCAGTATCCTGAAATCCTGGAAGATCTGGATGAGGTAGTTCCTCATTCTGATAACTGGAAAAATTTCTGGGATACCGGTTCATTAATGGAGCATTCGCTGCAAGTAACTAGTGGTGGAGAAAAAGTTTCTTTAACCGCCGGTGTTTCCCGTACTGATAACCAAGGAATTATTCCTTTCTCAGAGTTAGACCGTACCAGCATCAACTTCGGTGGTACTACCACTCTAGAAAATGGGTTATTTATTAACGGTAATGTTAATTACGTGCGTACTAACCAGCGTACGGCTCAACAGGGTGCGGAAGTAATTGCTGGAAGTTCTGCTGGTTCTTCGCTTATTAGTATGCTTTACTTATTAAGCCCTACTTACGATCTGACCAACTATCCGTACTACAACCAACGTACCGGAGGAAGTGTCTACTACCGAAATGGTTTTGATAATCCTTATTGGGTATCAGAGTTTGCCCCAATTACCAGTAACGTAGATCGCTCGTTTGGTAAAGCCCAAATTGGCTACGATCTATTTGACTGGATGACCGTATCATATCAGATCGGTTTTAACGCTTACACTGATCGCCGTTCTAGCTTATTGCCAGCGGGTGGAGAGAATGTGCCTCCCGGGCAGTACATTCTTGATGATATCTACCGTCGCGAATTGGACGGAGTATTCTTGATATCTATCGATAAAAGCCTTAGTGCTGATTTCAATCTACAAGCCCAGTTTGGGCATAATGCCAACGAGCGAGTATTCGAGCAAACTACTGTTTTGGGTAACGGTATTATTGACGGAAGTATTACCAATATCGTGAACACGGGTAGTCAGGTAATGCAGCGCGACTTACTACGTCGTCAGCGTTTTCAGGGAGCATTCGGTAATATTTCTTTGGCGTACCAAGATTATCTTTTCTTAAATGTGGCTGCTCGTAACGACTGGTCATCAACCCTACCGGATGGGGAGAATAGCTACTTCTATCCTAGTGTCAGCTTATCAGCCGTACTAAGCGAGGCAATTCAAATGCCCGATTTAGTGAGCTTTGCTAAATTACGTGGTGGGGTTGCTACGGTAGGTAATGAGGCTAATGCTTACCTAACGCAAACTCCGTTTATTCTAAATGATAGTGATGTAACGACGGCTTATCGCGATCTACAGTTTCCATTCACTAATCCTGATGGAACATTTAACGTAGCTAATGCCAAGAGCACATTAGGTAGCCCGGCACTGAAGCCGGAGTTCACCACGGAGTATGAAGTAGGAGCTGAATTTGGTTTCTTAGATAATCGCATTGGGCTGGACGTTACCTACTATAACCGTCAGAGTACTGATCAGATTGCTGAGATTGACGTGGCCCCTTCTACTGGCTACCTTGAGCGGGTGACTAACATAGGCCGGGTAGATAATTTCGGTTGGGAAGTTGGTCTGGATTTAACCCCAGTGCGTACCCGTGGTGGTCTTACCTGGAATTTATACGCTGCCTATACCCGCAACCGAAACGAGATAAAAGAGTTGGGTGATCTAGAGCAGGTAGTTGTAGGCGGTTTCGCCAACTTGGCGATTGTGCACCGCCCCGGGCAACCCTTCGGACAAATTTTAGGAACCGATGTGCTGCGTTGGAGTGAAGAGAATGGCTTAGGCGATCCTAATGGGCAAGTATTGGTGAACCCAACTAGTGGTAAGCCTCTCGAAAACCCTGAGCTACAGGTAATCGGAGATCCTAACCCTGACTATTTATTAGGCGTGACCAGTACCTTAAGCTGGAAAGGCTTTGAGTTTATGTTTTTGATCGACTATCAGCACGGAGGAGATATGTACTCTTACTCAGCAGATCAAATGCAGAGCCGGGGTGTTTTGGGTAGTCAAACCGATCGGGTTCCTCGTTTAGGGCCTGGTATTTTAGGAACCACTCAGGGACCTGTTCTGGATGAAAGTGGAAATACAATTCCTAATAATGTGACTATTCCAGCCAACGACTGGTATTTCTTCGATGGTTGGGCTGCTGGTGGTGCCGATTGGGTATCAGTCTACGACCGTACTACCATTCGTCTACGGGAGGTATCATTTAGCTACCGTTTATCGCAAGCATTTTTAGATAAAACTCCGTTTGGAAGTGCTCGCGTTACCCTTTCAGGAAGAAACTTATGGTATAACGCTCCCAACTTTCCCAAAGAGTTAGACTTTGATCCTGAAGTAAGTGGTTTGGGGGCAGGCGATGTATCAGGAGCTGCCCAGGGGTTTGACTTCATGGGGATACCCACCACCCGACGCTACGGAGTGAACCTATCCCTTACATTCTAA
- a CDS encoding SusC/RagA family TonB-linked outer membrane protein, translated as MKNSSTNYVAEQWACRFPKVGKWLFLFALWGMASVTLAQEQTVSGTVTSAEDNQPVPGVNVVVKGSTVGTVTNIDGEYRLTVPSSESVIEFSFIGFASQEVTVGNQSTVDVSLQSDVQSLQEVVVTAQGVERDERSLGYSVQQLEGEVIQQKSSPDVLNSLQGKVAGVNITSGSGAPGASTNINIRGFTSFNGNNQPLVVIDEIIFSNDVDNGSDGVGGINTLFGNQPTNRLGDLNPEDIASINVLKGPAAAALYGSRASNGAILITTKSGKGLKGRTQVTLTHSTNFQTPSYLPELQNTYGQGSQNRYINTTGSSWGPQFGLGSYPRSTDVRIADGQPVVTTLQEEEVPFQAYPDNINDFYRTGRIIQNTVSIAGGDADKSFILSLGNTNQRGIVRNSELARYNVSVGGSSKLDNGLVVDGKINYAQNNQLGSVQGNGGSAFGQITRIPRSFDLVGRPFADPNTGQSIYYSASNNHPLWSLENEVVDTQVDRVFGNFSIGYDIAPWLNVRYRVTADVYTDRRKFTQAIGSGRAPTGQVTEDLFFRSELNGDLLISANKSDVFTDGLNFDVLLGHNLNQRDFQNQQIQADELTIPNFYNVNNAAVFTGSEEFSSQRRLVGYYGQISANYREFLFAEFTGRYDQSSTLPTENSGYFYPAGALSFVVTEALGIDSDILPYLKVRGSAARVGRDADPYLLNSVFVTGQYGNNVANIQFPLSVGGSSVPGFQIGSRVGNANLTPEFTTSYEGGINVGLFNNRLTLDATYFYTVSRDQILDVTIAAGSGFSTLTTNSGEMENRGLEFLLNATPVRSGDLTWDVSLNYTRIRNEVLDIIEGVDIANESSVLDGNSFIGIAPSIRVGEPYGVIISRRRPRNDAGELLINPETGTYQPYESGVVVADPNPDWTAGLTNTIRYKGFTLSALVDTQQGGELYSFTIPDQRSNGSLAVTGVDREQPRILPGVIENSDGTFRPNNIQISSQRYWGGLGGLADEGAAFDATTYRLRELSLSYSLPASLLENSPFGDVTIGVSGRNLLLYAPGFPGDPEINKQGAGNIRGLDLNGPPNVRNYGFNVRVTL; from the coding sequence ATGAAGAACAGTTCTACAAATTACGTAGCGGAACAGTGGGCTTGCCGATTCCCAAAAGTCGGTAAGTGGCTATTCCTATTTGCGTTATGGGGCATGGCCTCAGTAACGCTGGCTCAAGAGCAGACTGTATCAGGTACAGTTACCTCTGCGGAAGATAATCAGCCCGTGCCTGGGGTGAACGTGGTGGTAAAAGGATCAACCGTTGGTACAGTAACTAACATTGACGGCGAATACCGCCTCACTGTACCTAGTTCCGAGAGCGTGATTGAATTTTCGTTTATTGGGTTTGCTTCTCAAGAAGTGACGGTTGGTAACCAAAGTACCGTTGATGTAAGTCTACAGTCTGATGTGCAGTCACTACAGGAAGTAGTAGTAACGGCGCAAGGGGTTGAGCGGGACGAGCGTTCCTTAGGCTATTCAGTTCAGCAATTGGAAGGCGAAGTTATTCAGCAGAAATCATCCCCCGATGTGCTAAACTCGTTACAAGGAAAAGTAGCCGGAGTAAATATTACTTCGGGTAGTGGTGCGCCGGGTGCATCTACCAATATCAACATCCGCGGATTTACTTCCTTTAATGGCAACAACCAACCATTAGTTGTTATTGATGAAATCATTTTCAGTAATGATGTAGATAATGGTAGCGATGGTGTAGGAGGAATTAATACCCTCTTTGGTAATCAACCCACCAACCGATTAGGTGATTTGAACCCGGAAGATATTGCTTCTATTAATGTGCTAAAGGGACCAGCTGCTGCGGCACTATACGGTTCTCGAGCATCCAATGGAGCAATTCTCATTACTACCAAATCGGGTAAAGGGTTGAAAGGACGAACCCAAGTAACATTAACTCACTCTACTAACTTCCAGACGCCCTCGTACTTACCCGAGCTACAGAACACGTACGGGCAAGGGTCACAAAACCGATATATCAATACTACAGGTAGCTCTTGGGGACCTCAGTTCGGTTTGGGTTCCTACCCTAGAAGTACCGATGTACGAATAGCGGATGGACAACCTGTCGTTACTACCCTTCAGGAAGAAGAGGTGCCATTCCAAGCATATCCCGATAATATTAATGACTTCTACCGCACCGGCAGAATCATTCAGAACACTGTAAGTATTGCCGGTGGAGACGCTGATAAGAGTTTTATTCTATCCTTGGGTAACACCAACCAGCGAGGTATTGTGCGTAATAGTGAGCTGGCTCGCTACAATGTATCAGTGGGGGGAAGTAGCAAACTAGACAACGGTTTGGTTGTAGATGGAAAAATCAACTACGCTCAGAACAATCAGTTGGGTAGTGTACAAGGAAATGGAGGAAGTGCCTTCGGGCAAATTACCCGTATTCCCCGTAGCTTTGACTTGGTAGGGCGACCATTTGCTGATCCTAATACCGGGCAAAGCATCTACTACTCAGCTAGCAATAATCATCCGCTCTGGAGCCTAGAGAATGAAGTAGTTGACACCCAAGTAGACCGGGTATTCGGGAACTTTAGCATAGGGTACGATATTGCCCCCTGGCTGAATGTTCGTTACCGGGTTACAGCTGATGTCTACACCGATCGAAGAAAATTCACTCAAGCCATTGGCTCTGGCCGAGCTCCTACTGGTCAAGTAACTGAAGATTTATTCTTCCGCTCGGAACTCAACGGAGACTTACTCATCAGTGCTAACAAATCAGATGTATTTACTGATGGGTTAAACTTTGACGTACTTTTGGGGCATAACCTAAATCAGCGCGATTTCCAGAATCAGCAAATACAAGCTGATGAGCTTACCATTCCTAATTTCTATAACGTAAATAACGCCGCCGTATTTACCGGAAGCGAAGAGTTTAGCTCGCAAAGAAGATTAGTAGGGTACTACGGTCAAATTTCGGCTAACTATCGCGAGTTTCTATTTGCCGAATTTACCGGACGCTACGATCAGTCCTCTACACTTCCTACCGAAAATAGCGGATACTTTTACCCAGCCGGTGCTTTAAGCTTTGTAGTGACTGAGGCTTTAGGAATTGATTCTGACATTTTGCCTTATTTGAAGGTGCGAGGTAGTGCTGCCCGTGTAGGTCGGGATGCTGATCCGTATTTGCTTAACTCGGTATTTGTAACCGGTCAGTACGGTAATAACGTAGCTAATATTCAGTTCCCCCTTTCAGTGGGTGGGTCTAGCGTTCCTGGTTTTCAGATCGGTTCCCGAGTTGGAAATGCAAACCTGACTCCCGAGTTCACTACTTCTTACGAAGGGGGTATCAACGTAGGTCTGTTTAATAATCGTCTAACCTTAGATGCAACGTACTTCTATACCGTTTCTCGCGATCAGATTCTGGATGTAACGATTGCTGCCGGGTCAGGCTTTAGTACGTTGACTACCAACTCCGGTGAAATGGAAAACCGCGGATTAGAATTTTTGCTCAATGCTACTCCGGTAAGATCTGGTGATCTAACGTGGGATGTTTCGTTGAACTATACCCGAATTAGAAACGAGGTATTGGATATTATTGAAGGCGTAGATATTGCAAATGAATCATCAGTGCTTGATGGAAACAGTTTTATTGGTATCGCTCCTTCCATCCGAGTGGGGGAACCATACGGAGTTATTATTTCCCGCCGTAGACCACGAAATGATGCGGGGGAATTGCTGATTAACCCCGAAACTGGAACGTACCAGCCTTACGAGTCGGGGGTAGTTGTTGCTGACCCTAACCCTGATTGGACCGCAGGTTTAACCAATACTATCCGATATAAAGGTTTCACTTTATCGGCTTTGGTAGATACTCAGCAAGGAGGTGAGCTTTATTCGTTCACTATTCCTGACCAGCGAAGTAACGGATCATTGGCAGTAACGGGAGTAGATCGTGAGCAGCCTCGTATTTTACCCGGAGTTATTGAAAATAGTGATGGAACGTTTCGCCCTAATAATATCCAGATTAGCTCACAGCGGTACTGGGGTGGGCTAGGTGGTTTGGCTGATGAGGGAGCTGCCTTTGATGCCACTACCTACCGTTTACGAGAACTCAGTTTAAGTTACAGCCTACCAGCCAGTCTGTTAGAAAACTCGCCGTTTGGTGATGTAACTATTGGTGTATCCGGAAGAAACCTATTACTGTACGCACCTGGCTTCCCAGGCGACCCCGAAATTAATAAGCAGGGAGCCGGTAATATTCGAGGGCTAGATTTGAACGGCCCACCGAATGTTCGCAACTACGGGTTTAATGTAAGAGTGACGCTTTAA
- a CDS encoding SusD/RagB family nutrient-binding outer membrane lipoprotein: MKKILVSILSVVSLLWSTGCEDYLDVNETPNNPLAVTPDVLLPTVLAGAAFVNANALNRFTSTVMQYNYGAAGGPRGYDVYILDGTDFNNQWEFEIYGGALINGRQCITAAEEINGNAYIGISKIMQAYVFALTTDFWGDIPYSEALLGDSAVIQPDLDPQELIYLGGEVDGRTVQSLFDLTREGLSFLGMESAVSPGADDIVYGGDVDLWRRAGNTLLLKLAMQLSEVAPERAQQEIQSVISQGTGGEAVYMTENAHDLNVNFGGSVGSQSPVYSYTNLGIFQNDMALSSRFQTRLEGLNDPRLPIFYTQTEGEYVSFENGFRGSLPNPETYSQFNAYVTGANGEGPVRLLTNFQTKFILAEAALRFGITQAGTAQELYQAGIRASMELAGIEGTAIDAYFAANPNVVTLSGSTEEQLAQIIEQKYIAFTGYGYESWNDFRRTGYPTLPLSLNADGVDGTIPLRVFYTAETITNNENVPSTPPASNVPVWWDVNN, from the coding sequence ATGAAAAAAATATTAGTTTCTATATTATCGGTAGTCTCTTTGCTCTGGAGTACAGGCTGTGAAGACTACCTGGATGTCAACGAGACTCCTAACAACCCGCTCGCGGTTACCCCGGATGTATTGCTACCTACGGTGCTAGCGGGGGCAGCATTTGTTAACGCGAATGCTCTGAACCGATTTACCTCAACCGTAATGCAGTATAACTATGGTGCGGCCGGAGGACCTCGCGGATATGATGTTTACATTCTCGATGGAACCGATTTCAATAACCAATGGGAGTTTGAAATATACGGTGGTGCCTTAATCAACGGGCGCCAATGTATTACTGCTGCCGAAGAAATAAATGGCAATGCCTACATTGGTATCTCCAAAATTATGCAGGCGTATGTTTTTGCCTTAACCACCGATTTTTGGGGAGATATTCCGTATTCAGAAGCTCTTTTGGGAGACAGCGCGGTCATCCAGCCAGATCTTGATCCCCAGGAGCTAATTTATCTAGGCGGTGAGGTAGACGGACGAACAGTGCAAAGCCTATTTGATCTGACTAGGGAAGGGTTATCATTTCTAGGTATGGAAAGCGCGGTTTCTCCTGGTGCTGATGATATAGTTTACGGCGGTGACGTAGACTTATGGAGACGGGCTGGCAACACCTTGCTACTTAAGCTAGCAATGCAGTTAAGCGAAGTAGCCCCTGAACGAGCACAGCAAGAGATACAGTCTGTAATAAGCCAAGGAACAGGCGGTGAAGCAGTATATATGACGGAAAACGCGCACGACCTGAATGTGAATTTTGGAGGAAGTGTAGGAAGTCAGAGTCCAGTGTATTCGTATACTAATTTGGGTATATTCCAGAATGATATGGCATTAAGTTCACGTTTCCAAACACGGCTAGAAGGATTGAATGACCCGCGATTACCAATCTTCTACACCCAAACTGAAGGTGAATACGTATCCTTCGAGAATGGCTTCCGGGGTTCGTTACCTAATCCAGAGACTTACTCTCAGTTTAACGCTTATGTAACCGGAGCCAATGGTGAAGGTCCGGTTCGCTTACTTACCAATTTCCAAACCAAATTTATTTTAGCCGAGGCTGCCCTTCGTTTTGGTATCACACAAGCAGGTACGGCTCAAGAGCTTTATCAAGCAGGTATTCGGGCTTCTATGGAACTAGCAGGTATTGAGGGGACTGCTATTGATGCGTACTTTGCGGCTAACCCTAATGTAGTAACCTTGAGTGGTAGTACCGAAGAACAGTTGGCCCAAATTATTGAGCAAAAGTACATTGCTTTTACTGGGTACGGTTACGAATCGTGGAATGATTTCCGCCGTACCGGTTACCCGACCTTACCACTATCCCTAAATGCTGATGGAGTTGATGGCACTATTCCCCTACGGGTTTTTTACACCGCTGAGACCATTACCAATAATGAAAATGTCCCAAGCACTCCGCCTGCATCTAATGTACCGGTATGGTGGGATGTAAATAATTAA
- a CDS encoding SusD/RagB family nutrient-binding outer membrane lipoprotein: MKHIISILSMAVLLLAASSCGDDWLDVNTDPNNPTNPDLDLLIPAAQVGMVQPLIHENSRLGDVQTLGQNAESTDSQYQFDLSNFNNAWNDLFTTSLVNLDKVIKDAGEQELPSYVAIAQLQKAYVYTVLIDMWGTAPFNEAVAGAEGPNNPQFQEGEEVYNSVLALADEALVTLQGLPDDALTPSTDIIYAGDIDSWVRMGNTLKLKMYINLAMLDSRRSEAVAAINQLAQSGQLIEEFSQDFQLQYGAGLAPENRHRWHQLHYQGAKTYYMSNFMMNRMKNEYGVADPRLRYYFYRQIGEFTDALAANQVVPDDFPCFGYGARPNNPASWAGTCAVGYVGDGYTGRDHGDGSGIPNDGNSRTTFGVYPIVGLFDDNSFKTVGQSDGTGAGIVPMLTSYMTKFYLAEAALLYGADGDPRTLLQEGIEESISKVIAFGQANATNYDATYEPSDAQITAYVNRILGLYDNAMPDANHSSVEEARLDVIISQFHLANFGNPIESYNNLRRTKYPVVPVARNNVQAMAIIPVNRFPRRLPLPLDEVNTNTNAPRPSDLDWRDATVFWDTKPYPARFDGNQ; this comes from the coding sequence ATGAAACATATTATTTCAATACTAAGTATGGCAGTGCTGCTGTTAGCAGCCTCGTCGTGCGGTGATGATTGGTTGGACGTAAACACCGATCCGAACAATCCGACCAATCCAGATTTAGACTTGTTAATTCCGGCAGCTCAGGTCGGGATGGTACAGCCGCTTATTCACGAGAACAGTCGCTTAGGCGATGTGCAGACCCTAGGGCAAAATGCAGAAAGCACCGATAGTCAGTATCAGTTTGATTTATCTAACTTTAACAATGCCTGGAATGATTTATTTACTACCTCTCTAGTAAATCTTGATAAAGTAATTAAGGATGCTGGTGAGCAGGAGTTACCTTCATACGTAGCCATCGCTCAACTGCAAAAGGCATATGTCTATACGGTGCTTATCGATATGTGGGGTACTGCTCCGTTTAATGAAGCAGTAGCTGGAGCCGAGGGTCCCAACAATCCTCAGTTTCAGGAAGGGGAAGAAGTTTATAATAGCGTGCTGGCGTTGGCTGATGAAGCTTTAGTAACCCTACAAGGATTACCGGACGACGCACTTACTCCGTCAACCGATATTATCTACGCCGGTGATATCGATAGTTGGGTGCGGATGGGTAATACGCTTAAGCTAAAGATGTACATTAACTTGGCTATGCTGGATAGCCGACGGAGCGAAGCGGTAGCAGCCATTAACCAACTGGCTCAGAGTGGACAACTCATTGAGGAATTCAGCCAGGATTTTCAATTGCAATACGGAGCCGGATTAGCTCCTGAAAATCGTCACCGCTGGCACCAGCTACACTACCAAGGAGCGAAGACTTACTACATGAGTAACTTTATGATGAACCGCATGAAGAACGAATACGGAGTGGCAGACCCCCGTCTCCGCTATTACTTCTATCGGCAAATTGGTGAGTTTACCGATGCCTTGGCGGCCAACCAGGTAGTTCCTGACGATTTCCCTTGTTTTGGTTACGGAGCGCGCCCGAATAACCCCGCTTCTTGGGCCGGAACTTGTGCGGTAGGTTACGTAGGAGATGGCTACACCGGACGAGATCACGGTGATGGAAGCGGAATTCCGAACGATGGCAACTCCCGCACGACTTTCGGAGTATACCCAATTGTTGGACTGTTTGATGACAACTCGTTTAAAACCGTAGGGCAGAGCGATGGTACCGGAGCTGGTATTGTGCCTATGCTAACGAGCTACATGACGAAGTTTTACTTGGCCGAAGCAGCCCTCCTCTACGGTGCTGACGGTGATCCTCGTACACTGCTGCAAGAGGGTATAGAGGAGTCAATTAGTAAAGTAATTGCATTTGGGCAAGCCAATGCTACTAACTACGATGCTACGTATGAGCCAAGTGACGCACAAATTACTGCCTACGTAAATCGTATTTTAGGTCTATACGATAATGCTATGCCCGATGCTAATCACTCCAGTGTGGAAGAAGCTCGGTTGGATGTTATTATCAGTCAATTCCATCTAGCTAACTTTGGTAATCCGATTGAATCGTACAATAATCTCCGGCGTACCAAATACCCCGTTGTACCGGTGGCAAGAAACAATGTACAGGCTATGGCGATTATTCCAGTAAATCGCTTCCCCCGCCGTTTGCCATTGCCGCTAGACGAGGTAAACACCAATACTAATGCTCCTCGCCCTAGCGATCTCGATTGGCGCGATGCTACGGTATTCTGGGATACTAAGCCTTATCCGGCTCGTTTCGATGGTAACCAATAA